The following are encoded in a window of Carassius auratus strain Wakin unplaced genomic scaffold, ASM336829v1 scaf_tig00011901, whole genome shotgun sequence genomic DNA:
- the LOC113073315 gene encoding N-arachidonyl glycine receptor-like: MDHNTSSPDIMEDPAPQVYRTVSLVFYGIIFIIGTVVNLTALWVFALTTKRRNSITVYMINVALVDLIFILLLPFRMFYYSQDYWPFGDVFCRINAAITVLYPCLALWLFALISTDRYVAIVQPRHTRELKSVRKALLSCAGVWIMTLGSTAPLVFLEEDPDRNTNYTTCIKMHDIIYLRRDNPVNFTRIIFFFLVPVCIMVGCYMIIVDNLIHGRTSKLKPKVKQKSIRIIITLIVQVLVCFVPFHICFVSMLLASSERGYNTWGAFTTFLMNASTVLDIILFYIVSKQFQDRVISVVLYRNYLRSVRRKSLHTNSIRSLSNLTSAMI; the protein is encoded by the coding sequence ATGGATCATAACACATCTTCGCCAGACATCATGGAAGACCCTGCCCCTCAAGTGTACCGGACTGTTAGCCTAGTGTTTTATGGCATTATATTCATCATAGGCACAGTGGTCAACCTGACCGCACTCTGGGTCTTTGCCTTGACCACTAAAAGACGGAACTCCATCACAGTTTACATGATCAATGTCGCTTTAGTGGACTTGATATTTATCTTACTGCTGCCTTTTCGAATGTTCTACTACAGTCAAGACTACTGGCCCTTCGGAGACGTGTTCTGCAGGATTAACGCCGCAATAACGGTGCTCTATCCATGCCTGGCCTTGTGGCTCTTCGCCCTCATTAGCACAGATCGCTATGTGGCCATAGTGCAGCCGCGACACACTCGAGAACTAAAAAGCGTCCGTAAAGCCTTGCTGTCCTGTGCGGGAGTCTGGATCATGACCCTGGGCAGCACAGCTCCACTTGTTTTCCTGGAGGAAGACCCTGACCGCAACACAAACTATACCACTTGCATCAAGATGCACGACATCATCTACTTGCGCCGCGACAATCCCGTCAACTTCACGCGTATCATCTTCTTCTTCCTGGTGCCGGTGTGTATCATGGTGGGCTGTTACATGATCATTGTGGACAACCTCATCCACGGCCGCACATCCAAACTGAAGCCCAAAGTCAAGCAGAAGTCCATCCGGATCATCATCACACTGATCGTTCAGGTGCTGGTGTGCTTTGTGCCTTTTCACATCTGTTTTGTGTCCATGCTGCTGGCCAGCAGTGAGAGGGGTTACAACACCTGGGGGGCCTTCACCACCTTCCTGATGAACGCCAGCACAGTGCTGGACATCATACTCTTCTACATTGTGTCGAAGCAGTTTCAGGACCGTGTGATCAGCGTGGTCTTGTACAGAAACTACCTGAGGAGCGTTCGCAGGAAGAGCCTTCACACCAACAGCATTCGCTCGCTGAGCAACCTGACCAGTGCCATGATCTGA